The following proteins come from a genomic window of Solwaraspora sp. WMMA2065:
- a CDS encoding ABC transporter permease subunit — translation MRSTDTPVSAGSGANRSRRTPGKVPLRARLRRDWPLLVMAAPAALLLLVFHYLPTLGNVIAFQDYNPWVGDNAFEAFVYSEWIGFGNFETLFRDPAFWDAVVNTLTITAFQLVFFFPLPILLAILLHSILSTRVRGFIQSVVYLPHFFSWVLVVTFFMQMLGGAGLLAQRMRDAGLDPLNVMGNPDTFIVLVTAESVWKDVGWGAIIFLAALSAIDQNLYEAAAADGAGRWRRLWHITLPGLRPVIILLLILRLGDALTVGFEQFILQREAVGRQAAEVLDTYVYYQAIIPQQWGMGAAAGLFKGVIGLVLIIAANKFAHRLGEQGVYSR, via the coding sequence ATGAGGTCCACCGACACCCCGGTGTCCGCCGGTTCCGGGGCCAACCGGAGCCGGCGGACACCGGGCAAGGTGCCGCTGCGGGCCCGGCTGCGCCGGGACTGGCCGCTGCTGGTGATGGCCGCGCCGGCCGCCCTGCTGCTGCTCGTCTTCCACTACCTGCCCACCCTGGGCAACGTGATCGCCTTCCAGGACTACAACCCGTGGGTCGGCGACAACGCGTTCGAGGCGTTCGTCTACAGCGAATGGATCGGGTTCGGCAACTTCGAGACCCTGTTCCGTGACCCGGCGTTCTGGGACGCGGTGGTCAACACCCTGACCATCACCGCGTTCCAGCTGGTCTTCTTCTTCCCGCTGCCGATCCTGCTGGCGATCCTGCTGCACAGCATCCTGTCGACCCGGGTGCGCGGGTTCATCCAGAGCGTCGTCTACCTGCCGCACTTCTTCAGCTGGGTGCTGGTGGTCACCTTCTTCATGCAGATGCTCGGCGGGGCCGGCCTGCTCGCCCAGCGGATGCGCGACGCCGGGCTCGACCCGCTCAACGTGATGGGCAACCCGGACACGTTCATCGTGCTGGTCACCGCCGAGTCCGTGTGGAAGGACGTCGGCTGGGGGGCGATCATCTTCCTGGCCGCGCTCAGCGCCATCGACCAGAACCTCTACGAGGCGGCGGCGGCCGACGGCGCCGGACGCTGGCGGCGGCTGTGGCACATCACCCTGCCCGGGCTGCGTCCGGTCATCATCCTGCTGCTGATCCTGCGGCTCGGTGACGCGCTCACCGTCGGGTTCGAGCAGTTCATCCTGCAGCGTGAGGCGGTCGGCCGGCAGGCCGCCGAGGTGCTCGACACCTACGTCTACTACCAGGCGATCATCCCGCAGCAGTGGGGGATGGGTGCCGCCGCCGGCCTGTTCAAGGGCGTCATCGGGCTGGTGCTGATCATCGCCGCGAACAAGTTCGCCCACCGCCTCGGCGAGCAGGGAGTGTACTCCAGGTGA
- a CDS encoding extracellular solute-binding protein → MDRSLAGAATNRRRFLGLVGLGATAMAGGGFLSGCSRPAGTQGAATDVDAVSAVLPRYQPVELITPDIAGVRPIADGYLTYPTDLVRAVTETPGSSGEPLTAMTPWWGPTPPGIDRNAYLQAVNERLGVPIDFSVQDGNTYADKLSAILGARDVPDLLCAPNWEIDKIPRFSDAVSALFEDLTDHLAGDAALAYPHLASFPTGAWQYAVWGGRLAAVPWPTDGPFPYALFYRKDLTDAAGVQAPKNIEELHEFGKAMTDPANGVWAFGSIFNMVQMFYGVPGSQGGWRRTDGGGLEFKYETEEYREALEFTTRLFAEGLVHPDIVESKGAADAKQLFNSGKMVCYEDGVGAWRGMYSEQRQITPTFDMRPVPIFSADGQSTPVAWGEEKPIFYTFIKKGLGKERVEEILRVLDWCAAPLGTEEYHLRQYGVADQHHTVSADGSPELTELGRQEIADQYTFIVGRYPTIVQTADVPGFVEALLDYSNETVKYLEPNPWAGIKFELPANLSRVQQPTEDKILDVLRGRRPTSDLEQITQEWRSGGGDEGRDFFLKALEDNNR, encoded by the coding sequence GTGGATCGATCCCTCGCGGGCGCGGCCACCAACCGACGTCGATTCCTGGGCCTGGTCGGCCTGGGCGCCACCGCGATGGCCGGTGGCGGTTTTCTCTCCGGCTGCAGCCGGCCGGCCGGCACCCAGGGCGCGGCGACCGACGTCGACGCGGTCAGCGCGGTTCTGCCCAGATACCAGCCGGTCGAGCTGATCACCCCGGACATCGCCGGGGTACGCCCGATCGCCGACGGCTACCTGACGTACCCGACCGACCTGGTCAGGGCGGTCACCGAGACGCCCGGCAGCAGCGGTGAGCCGCTCACCGCGATGACGCCCTGGTGGGGGCCGACCCCGCCCGGCATCGACCGCAACGCCTACCTGCAGGCGGTCAACGAGCGGCTCGGCGTGCCGATCGACTTCAGCGTCCAGGACGGCAACACCTACGCCGACAAGCTGAGCGCCATCCTCGGTGCCCGCGACGTGCCGGACCTGCTCTGCGCCCCGAACTGGGAGATTGACAAGATCCCGCGGTTCTCCGACGCGGTCTCGGCGCTGTTCGAGGACCTGACCGACCACCTGGCCGGTGACGCCGCGCTGGCCTACCCGCACCTGGCCAGCTTCCCGACCGGGGCCTGGCAGTACGCGGTCTGGGGCGGCCGGCTGGCCGCCGTCCCGTGGCCGACCGACGGCCCGTTCCCGTACGCGCTGTTCTACCGCAAGGACCTCACCGACGCCGCCGGCGTGCAGGCCCCGAAGAACATTGAGGAGCTGCACGAGTTCGGCAAGGCGATGACCGATCCGGCCAACGGCGTCTGGGCCTTCGGCTCGATCTTCAACATGGTGCAGATGTTCTACGGTGTGCCCGGCTCGCAGGGCGGCTGGCGGCGCACCGACGGCGGCGGCCTGGAATTCAAGTACGAGACCGAGGAGTACCGCGAGGCCCTGGAGTTCACCACCAGACTGTTCGCCGAAGGGCTGGTGCATCCGGACATCGTGGAGAGCAAGGGCGCCGCCGACGCCAAGCAGCTGTTCAACAGCGGCAAGATGGTCTGCTACGAGGACGGCGTCGGCGCCTGGCGCGGCATGTACTCGGAGCAGCGGCAGATCACCCCGACGTTCGACATGCGGCCGGTGCCGATCTTCTCCGCCGACGGGCAGAGCACCCCGGTCGCCTGGGGCGAGGAAAAGCCGATCTTCTACACGTTCATCAAGAAAGGGCTGGGCAAGGAGCGCGTCGAGGAGATCCTGCGGGTGCTCGACTGGTGCGCCGCGCCGCTCGGCACCGAGGAGTACCACCTGCGCCAGTACGGCGTCGCCGACCAGCACCACACGGTCAGCGCCGACGGCAGCCCGGAGCTGACCGAGCTGGGCCGGCAGGAGATCGCCGACCAGTACACCTTCATCGTCGGGCGTTACCCGACCATCGTGCAGACCGCCGACGTCCCCGGCTTCGTCGAGGCCCTGCTGGACTACTCCAACGAGACGGTGAAGTACCTGGAGCCGAACCCGTGGGCCGGGATCAAGTTCGAGCTGCCGGCCAACCTGTCGCGGGTGCAGCAGCCGACCGAGGACAAGATCCTCGACGTGCTGCGCGGCCGCCGGCCGACCAGCGACCTCGAGCAGATCACGCAGGAGTGGCGCAGCGGCGGCGGTGACGAGGGGCGCGACTTCTTCCTCAAGGCGCTCGAAGACAACAATCGATGA
- a CDS encoding ROK family transcriptional regulator, with the protein MRSGPQPADLTDVRATNLAVVLRYVRANAPCSRADIAGATGLNKATVSSLVGDLIDRRLLRETGLTEHRIGRPATMLVVDGDAYAAIGIEISADHLTAVALDLAGGELLSWRRAFTGLAATPGKAASTVAALAGRAAARVTRQGRQVLGLTVGVPGLVDQQGRVSLSPELGWHDVDLHADLVRALRGPVYEVVVDNDAQLAALAEHRHGPYAGTANLVHLTGGAGIGAGLVVDGRLLHGARGFTGEIGHIQLDPQGPPCRCGANGCLEALAAVPALIRRVLPDAETDGPVTDFAPEIDRVQAAARAGDPAALDALDEVGRHLGTGVSILANLINPEVVLLGGYYVPLAQWLLPAARQQLADRTVAPAAGGTRLAASDLAGGAAAIGGAARAIAAIDNGLMPIRPAG; encoded by the coding sequence ATGCGGAGCGGCCCGCAGCCAGCGGACCTGACCGACGTACGCGCCACCAACCTCGCGGTCGTGCTGCGCTACGTCCGGGCCAACGCGCCCTGCTCCCGGGCGGACATCGCCGGTGCCACCGGGCTCAACAAGGCCACGGTCTCCAGCCTGGTCGGCGACCTGATCGACCGCCGGCTGCTCCGGGAGACCGGCCTCACCGAACACCGCATCGGACGCCCAGCCACCATGCTGGTCGTCGACGGCGACGCGTACGCCGCGATCGGCATCGAGATCAGCGCCGACCACCTGACCGCGGTCGCGCTCGACCTGGCCGGCGGTGAGCTGCTGTCCTGGCGACGCGCCTTCACCGGGCTGGCCGCCACCCCGGGCAAGGCGGCCAGCACGGTGGCCGCACTGGCCGGCCGGGCGGCGGCCCGGGTGACCCGGCAGGGGCGACAGGTGCTCGGGCTCACCGTCGGGGTGCCCGGCCTGGTCGACCAGCAGGGCCGGGTCAGCCTCTCCCCCGAGCTGGGCTGGCACGACGTCGACCTGCACGCCGATCTGGTCCGGGCGCTGCGCGGGCCGGTGTACGAGGTCGTGGTGGACAACGACGCACAACTGGCCGCGCTCGCCGAGCACCGGCACGGGCCGTACGCCGGCACGGCGAACCTGGTGCACCTGACCGGCGGTGCCGGCATCGGCGCGGGGTTGGTGGTGGACGGGCGGCTGCTGCACGGCGCGCGGGGGTTCACCGGCGAGATCGGGCACATCCAGCTGGATCCCCAGGGTCCGCCGTGCCGCTGCGGCGCGAACGGCTGCCTGGAGGCGCTGGCCGCCGTACCGGCGCTGATCCGCCGGGTGCTGCCGGACGCCGAGACCGACGGGCCGGTCACCGACTTCGCGCCGGAGATCGACCGGGTACAGGCGGCGGCGCGCGCCGGTGATCCGGCGGCGCTCGACGCGCTCGACGAGGTCGGCCGGCACCTGGGCACCGGAGTGTCCATCCTGGCCAACCTGATCAACCCCGAGGTGGTACTGCTCGGCGGCTACTACGTTCCGCTCGCCCAGTGGCTGCTGCCGGCGGCCCGGCAGCAGCTCGCCGACCGTACGGTGGCTCCGGCCGCCGGTGGCACCCGGCTGGCAGCCTCCGACCTGGCCGGCGGCGCGGCGGCGATCGGCGGCGCGGCCCGGGCGATCGCCGCGATCGACAACGGCCTGATGCCGATCCGTCCGGCCGGCTGA
- a CDS encoding glycoside hydrolase family 3 C-terminal domain-containing protein, whose product MSDSTFRDPDQPVAARVTDLLRRLTLDEKIALLHQHQPPVPRLGLPAFRTGTEALHGVAWLGPATVFPQALGLGSSWDPDLLRRIGEAVGDEVRAFHHKDPASVGLNVWAPVVNPLRDPRWGRNEEGYAEDPWLTGVLATGYASGLRGDHPYYLRTAPTLKHFLGYNNETDRATTSSNLPPRVMHEYELPAFRAPIAAGAAVAVMASYNLVNGRPAHLSPLIDEQLRRWTDDDVLVVGDAGAATNIAGAQGYHPDHVTGYAAALRAGIDSFTEDDTDSLPTVARITEAVVRGLLTEADVDRAVRRTLSVRIRLGELDPPERNPFAKTGVDVINCPAHQDLARIAVRESVVLLRNEPTESGSDPVLPLDPGRIRRVAVVGPLADTVHTDWYAGSMPYAVTARAGLTARLPAATVTHHEGVDRIALRLSTSATVLRVSGEAAGGPLRADSTAVGGPVRAAGPEAVPQCCFDVFDWGDGVVALRSVANGRYLAAGDDGVLVNDRSGPGGWVVNETFRLVRATDGRAALHHLARDRYVTVGPDGLLRAEAASVDTAATFSVELVTDGAREAAALARDADVAVVVLGNHPMVCGRETEDRVDLALPAAQAALLRAVRDANPRTVLVLSSSYPYAAEWADRHVPAIVWSAHGGQEYGTGLAEVLCGDADPGGRLTQTWYRRTADLPDLLDYDVIASDATYLYFRGEPLYPFGHGLSYASFDYRDLRLSATEVDADDTVEVSVTVRNTGARAGTEVVQLYTRQRHSRVKQPLRQLRDFRKISLAAGAQTTLRFRLAAADLATWDVTRDRPVVESARHTVSVGRSSADLVATTTLTVRGERIGPRDPLAGPLWAADNDDYAGTAPADHPDGRDAVGAAEDGGWIAFTDVDFDSGPTAVTARVAHRPPRAGADPGAVGRAADGSTVTLRLDDPLAGPVAGKLPVPATGGRDDWAEVRTELHGLRGTRDLYLLFSTAGATVSYLSFAGSATDGPARDMDGGA is encoded by the coding sequence ATGAGCGACAGCACGTTCCGCGACCCCGACCAGCCGGTGGCCGCCCGGGTCACCGACCTGCTCCGCCGGCTCACCCTCGACGAGAAGATCGCCCTGCTGCACCAGCATCAGCCCCCGGTCCCCCGACTCGGCCTGCCCGCCTTCCGCACCGGGACCGAGGCGCTGCACGGGGTGGCGTGGCTCGGCCCGGCGACCGTCTTCCCGCAGGCGCTCGGGCTGGGCTCCAGCTGGGATCCGGACCTGCTGCGGCGAATCGGCGAAGCGGTCGGCGACGAGGTACGCGCGTTCCACCACAAGGATCCCGCCAGCGTCGGACTGAACGTGTGGGCGCCGGTGGTCAACCCGCTGCGCGATCCACGGTGGGGCCGCAACGAGGAGGGCTACGCCGAAGACCCCTGGCTGACCGGGGTGCTGGCCACCGGGTACGCCAGCGGGCTGCGCGGTGACCATCCCTACTACCTGCGGACCGCGCCGACCCTGAAGCACTTCCTCGGTTACAACAACGAGACAGACCGGGCCACCACCAGCAGCAACCTGCCGCCCCGGGTGATGCACGAGTACGAGCTGCCGGCGTTTCGCGCCCCGATCGCCGCCGGTGCCGCGGTCGCGGTGATGGCCTCTTACAACCTGGTCAACGGACGGCCGGCACATCTGAGCCCGCTGATCGACGAACAGCTGCGTCGGTGGACCGACGACGACGTCCTGGTCGTCGGCGACGCGGGGGCGGCCACCAACATCGCCGGCGCGCAGGGCTACCACCCGGACCACGTCACCGGCTACGCGGCCGCGCTCCGCGCCGGGATCGACAGCTTCACCGAGGACGATACCGACTCGCTGCCGACCGTCGCGCGGATCACCGAGGCGGTGGTGCGCGGGCTGCTCACCGAAGCGGACGTCGACCGCGCAGTCCGCCGGACCCTCTCCGTCCGGATCCGGCTCGGCGAACTGGATCCACCGGAACGCAACCCGTTCGCGAAGACCGGCGTCGATGTGATCAACTGCCCGGCCCACCAGGACCTGGCCCGGATCGCGGTACGCGAGTCGGTGGTGCTGCTGCGTAACGAACCGACCGAGTCCGGATCCGACCCGGTGCTGCCGCTGGACCCGGGCCGGATCCGGCGGGTCGCGGTGGTCGGACCGCTCGCCGACACCGTCCACACCGACTGGTACGCCGGATCGATGCCGTACGCGGTCACCGCCCGCGCCGGGCTGACCGCGCGGCTGCCGGCGGCGACCGTGACCCACCACGAGGGAGTGGACCGGATCGCGTTGCGGCTCAGCACCTCGGCGACCGTCCTGCGGGTCAGCGGCGAGGCCGCCGGTGGACCGCTGCGGGCCGACAGCACGGCGGTGGGCGGACCGGTGCGGGCTGCCGGGCCGGAGGCGGTGCCGCAGTGCTGCTTCGACGTGTTCGACTGGGGCGACGGGGTGGTCGCGCTGCGCAGCGTCGCCAACGGCCGCTACCTGGCCGCCGGTGACGACGGGGTACTGGTCAACGACCGGTCCGGTCCGGGCGGGTGGGTGGTCAACGAGACCTTCCGGCTGGTCCGCGCCACCGACGGCCGTGCGGCACTGCACCACCTGGCCCGGGACCGCTACGTCACCGTCGGCCCGGACGGGCTGCTGCGGGCCGAGGCCGCCAGCGTCGACACCGCCGCCACGTTCTCCGTCGAACTGGTCACCGACGGCGCCCGGGAGGCGGCGGCGCTGGCCCGCGACGCCGACGTGGCGGTGGTGGTGCTCGGCAACCATCCGATGGTGTGCGGGCGGGAGACCGAGGACCGGGTCGACCTGGCGCTGCCCGCCGCCCAGGCGGCGCTGCTGCGGGCGGTCCGGGACGCGAACCCGCGCACCGTGCTGGTGCTGTCCAGCAGCTACCCGTACGCGGCGGAGTGGGCCGACCGGCACGTCCCGGCGATCGTCTGGTCCGCGCACGGCGGTCAGGAGTACGGCACCGGGCTGGCCGAGGTGCTCTGCGGGGACGCCGATCCGGGCGGCCGGTTGACCCAGACCTGGTACCGGCGTACCGCCGACCTGCCCGACCTGCTCGACTACGACGTGATCGCCTCGGACGCGACGTACCTCTACTTCCGGGGGGAACCGCTGTACCCGTTCGGCCACGGCCTGAGCTACGCCTCCTTCGACTACCGTGACCTGCGGTTGTCGGCCACCGAGGTGGATGCCGACGACACGGTCGAGGTCAGCGTCACGGTGCGCAACACCGGCGCGCGGGCCGGGACCGAGGTGGTGCAGCTCTACACCCGCCAGCGGCACTCCCGGGTCAAGCAGCCGCTGCGCCAACTGCGTGACTTCCGCAAGATCAGCCTCGCGGCGGGGGCGCAGACCACGCTCCGGTTCCGCCTCGCCGCCGCCGACCTGGCGACCTGGGACGTCACCCGGGACCGGCCGGTGGTGGAGAGCGCCCGGCACACCGTGTCGGTCGGCCGGTCCAGCGCCGACCTGGTGGCAACCACCACCCTGACCGTACGGGGTGAACGGATCGGGCCCCGCGACCCGCTGGCCGGACCGTTGTGGGCTGCTGACAATGACGACTACGCCGGCACGGCCCCGGCCGATCATCCCGACGGTCGGGACGCGGTGGGCGCGGCGGAGGACGGTGGTTGGATCGCGTTCACCGACGTCGACTTCGACTCCGGACCTACCGCGGTCACCGCCCGCGTCGCGCACCGGCCGCCCCGGGCTGGAGCCGACCCCGGTGCCGTCGGCCGGGCGGCGGACGGGTCGACCGTCACCCTGCGGCTGGACGATCCGCTGGCCGGCCCGGTCGCCGGTAAGCTTCCGGTACCGGCGACCGGCGGCCGCGACGACTGGGCAGAGGTACGGACGGAGCTGCACGGGCTGCGCGGAACCCGAGACCTGTATCTGCTTTTCAGTACGGCAGGCGCTACGGTGAGCTACCTGAGTTTTGCCGGGTCCGCCACCGACGGTCCGGCGAGGGACATGGATGGAGGAGCCTAG
- a CDS encoding LacI family DNA-binding transcriptional regulator produces MSTPSQPTGAGPDPTRDRTGKRADMVTIADVARHAGVAVSTVSYVLSGKRAISATTRERVLASIHALGYHPHAGARALASRRANVIALVLPLRSGMHLPVLMQFATSVVTTARQFDHDVLLVTADEGPAGLRRIAVSAMVDGIVVMDVEMHDPRVPLLRELERPSVLIGFPAESAGLTCVDLDFYRAGEACVEHLVTLGHRQLALLGAPAVVYERETGFAHRTRAGFTETAARCGVTAVAQPSEENYDAVRRELAGLLHRHPGLTALVVHNEAAVGHVLAALPTLGRRVPDDISVVAICPDEVAERAGPALTSVLIPAEEVGRQAISLLMRKVQGDAVPAATLLDPRLTVRASTGPGPAGAMPGGEAGDTGVAGTGPEAMVALARRTDS; encoded by the coding sequence GTGTCAACTCCGTCACAGCCGACCGGCGCCGGGCCCGACCCGACGCGGGACCGGACCGGCAAGCGGGCCGACATGGTGACGATCGCCGACGTGGCCCGGCACGCCGGCGTCGCGGTCAGCACGGTGTCCTATGTGCTCAGCGGCAAGCGGGCGATCTCGGCGACCACCCGGGAACGCGTCCTGGCCAGCATCCACGCCCTCGGCTACCACCCGCATGCCGGCGCCCGGGCGTTGGCCAGCCGGCGGGCGAACGTGATCGCCCTGGTGCTGCCGCTGCGCTCCGGGATGCACCTGCCGGTGCTGATGCAGTTTGCCACCAGCGTGGTCACCACCGCCCGGCAGTTCGACCACGACGTACTGCTGGTCACCGCCGACGAAGGGCCGGCTGGGCTGCGGCGGATCGCGGTCAGCGCCATGGTCGACGGCATCGTGGTGATGGACGTGGAGATGCACGACCCACGGGTGCCGCTGCTGCGTGAGCTCGAACGGCCCAGCGTGCTGATCGGTTTTCCGGCCGAGTCCGCCGGTCTGACCTGCGTCGACCTGGATTTCTACCGGGCCGGCGAGGCCTGCGTCGAACATCTCGTCACGCTCGGCCACCGGCAGCTCGCCCTGCTCGGTGCCCCGGCCGTGGTCTACGAACGGGAAACCGGCTTCGCCCACCGGACCCGGGCCGGCTTCACCGAGACGGCGGCCCGCTGCGGCGTCACCGCGGTCGCCCAACCGTCCGAGGAGAACTACGACGCGGTACGCCGCGAACTGGCCGGGCTGCTGCACCGGCACCCGGGGCTCACCGCGCTGGTGGTGCACAACGAGGCTGCGGTCGGGCACGTGCTGGCCGCGTTGCCGACCCTGGGCCGGCGGGTCCCCGACGACATCTCGGTGGTGGCGATCTGCCCGGACGAGGTCGCCGAGCGGGCCGGCCCGGCGCTGACCTCGGTGCTGATCCCGGCTGAGGAGGTCGGTCGGCAGGCAATCAGCCTGCTGATGCGCAAGGTCCAGGGCGACGCGGTGCCGGCCGCGACGCTGCTCGACCCCCGGTTGACCGTCCGGGCCAGCACCGGCCCCGGCCCGGCCGGCGCGATGCCGGGCGGCGAGGCCGGTGACACCGGCGTCGCAGGCACCGGGCCGGAGGCGATGGTGGCGCTTGCCCGCCGTACCGATTCCTGA